Proteins from one Mesorhizobium sp. M9A.F.Ca.ET.002.03.1.2 genomic window:
- a CDS encoding ABC transporter ATP-binding protein has product MAMQGDTKATGVADGADEDEIVLSAHDITVSFGDKVILDHLSLDIRRGEILGFVGASGAGKSVLLRAILGLVRKQSGTIKLFGVDVDKASERERLRIDMRLGVLFQHGALFSALTVLENVQVPMREYLDLPRKLMDELAMLKVELVGLPPDAAQKFPSELSGGMIKRAALARALALDPDIVFLDEPTSGLDPISAAEFDELVVKLRDTMDLTVYMVTHDLDTLFTACDRVAVLGNKKVLVEGTIDDMLKSEEPWVKSYFRGKRARQLDLAARA; this is encoded by the coding sequence ATGGCGATGCAGGGCGACACGAAGGCGACCGGAGTTGCGGATGGGGCCGACGAAGACGAGATCGTGCTTTCCGCGCACGATATCACCGTGTCCTTCGGCGACAAGGTCATTCTCGATCATCTGTCGCTCGATATCAGGCGCGGCGAGATTCTCGGCTTTGTCGGCGCTTCCGGTGCCGGCAAATCGGTTCTCTTGCGCGCGATCCTCGGCCTGGTGCGCAAACAGTCGGGAACGATCAAGCTGTTCGGCGTCGATGTCGACAAGGCGAGCGAGAGGGAACGCCTTCGCATCGACATGCGCCTTGGCGTCCTCTTTCAGCACGGCGCGCTGTTTTCGGCGCTTACGGTCCTGGAAAACGTGCAGGTGCCGATGCGCGAATATCTCGATCTCCCGAGAAAGCTGATGGACGAACTGGCAATGCTCAAGGTCGAACTGGTCGGGTTGCCGCCGGATGCGGCGCAGAAATTCCCGTCCGAGCTTTCCGGCGGCATGATCAAGCGTGCGGCGCTGGCACGCGCGCTGGCGCTCGATCCCGACATCGTCTTCCTGGACGAGCCGACATCCGGCCTCGACCCGATCAGCGCGGCCGAGTTCGACGAACTGGTGGTCAAGCTGCGCGATACCATGGATCTGACCGTGTACATGGTCACGCATGATCTCGACACGCTGTTCACCGCTTGCGATCGGGTGGCGGTGCTCGGCAACAAGAAAGTGCTGGTCGAAGGCACGATCGACGACATGCTCAAAAGCGAGGAACCCTGGGTGAAATCCTATTTCCGCGGAAAACGTGCGCGGCAACTTGATCTTGCGGCACGCGCATAG
- a CDS encoding MlaD family protein, producing METRANYVIVGIFTLAAILAAFAFVYWTAAIGERGETAMLRVRIPGSASGLGRGSFVLFNGVRVGDVKRVYIDLDNPTAAIAEAEIGRTTPITKSTQADIGLAGLTGQANIELKGADPKEVNLLDQAEEEGRVAEIVANPSAVTNLLQTAQNIFTRADTVLTQLEGFTKDVRGPLTQTVNNVQTFSDALAKNSDGIDKFLASVSPLSEELKGVSGKLDGTLKAAEGLLNAVDKDQIKSIVDNVDTVTANLKETSKQFDRVVRNVDTAVGSINDFAQRTQGTLAKVDGVLDGIDPAQVRTALANIQKASENANEAAADIAKVTNKVANRADDIDQTIKDAQQLAERLNDASVRVDGILAKVDKLLGSGQADGMIADARNTLKSFKQVADTLNARLGTITNNLARFSGQGLQNVEALVQDSRRSITRIEEAVTDLSRNPQRILSGGEGEVRQFDGRVRR from the coding sequence ATGGAAACCAGAGCCAACTACGTCATTGTCGGCATTTTCACGCTAGCAGCGATCCTGGCGGCCTTTGCGTTCGTCTATTGGACGGCCGCGATCGGCGAGAGGGGTGAGACGGCGATGCTGCGGGTGCGTATTCCGGGGTCGGCCTCCGGCCTCGGCCGCGGCAGTTTCGTGCTGTTCAACGGCGTCAGGGTCGGGGATGTCAAGCGCGTCTATATCGACCTCGACAATCCGACCGCGGCAATCGCCGAGGCCGAAATAGGCCGCACGACGCCGATCACCAAATCGACGCAGGCCGATATCGGCCTTGCCGGCCTCACCGGTCAGGCCAATATCGAACTCAAGGGCGCCGACCCCAAGGAAGTGAACCTTCTCGACCAGGCGGAAGAGGAGGGCCGAGTCGCCGAGATCGTCGCCAACCCGTCGGCGGTCACCAACCTGTTGCAGACGGCGCAGAACATCTTCACCCGCGCCGATACGGTTCTTACCCAGCTCGAAGGCTTCACCAAGGACGTTCGCGGACCACTGACGCAGACCGTCAACAACGTGCAGACCTTCTCCGATGCGCTGGCCAAGAATTCCGACGGCATCGACAAATTCCTCGCCAGCGTTAGTCCGCTGTCGGAAGAGTTGAAGGGCGTCTCGGGCAAGCTCGACGGCACGCTGAAGGCGGCGGAAGGGCTGCTCAACGCCGTCGACAAGGACCAGATCAAGAGCATCGTCGACAATGTCGATACGGTGACCGCGAACCTGAAGGAAACCTCGAAGCAGTTCGACAGGGTCGTCAGGAACGTCGACACGGCGGTGGGATCGATCAACGATTTCGCCCAAAGGACGCAAGGCACGCTGGCCAAGGTCGACGGCGTTCTCGATGGCATCGATCCGGCACAGGTTCGCACCGCGCTGGCCAACATCCAGAAGGCCAGCGAAAACGCCAACGAGGCTGCCGCCGACATCGCCAAGGTGACCAATAAGGTCGCCAACCGGGCCGATGATATCGACCAGACGATCAAGGACGCGCAGCAGCTCGCGGAGCGCCTTAACGACGCCTCGGTGCGCGTCGACGGCATCCTCGCCAAGGTCGATAAATTGCTCGGTTCGGGCCAGGCCGACGGCATGATAGCCGACGCCAGGAATACGCTGAAATCGTTCAAGCAGGTGGCCGACACGCTGAACGCCCGCCTCGGCACCATCACCAACAATCTGGCGCGATTCTCCGGTCAGGGCCTGCAGAACGTCGAAGCGCTGGTCCAGGACAGCCGCCGTTCGATCACCCGCATCGAAGAGGCGGTGACGGATCTCAGCCGCAATCCGCAGCGGATCCTGTCAGGCGGCGAAGGCGAGGTTCGGCAATTCGACGGCAGGGTGCGGCGTTGA
- a CDS encoding ABC-type transport auxiliary lipoprotein family protein — translation MSKLSGVKSGGLKAGVALLTLSLASCAFLPGGGPAPLDTFELSAPALDARGRSRRQILIAQPSALKALDSQNIVIKPSVRSIQYLKGAQWADRLPLIVQARLAETFQRSGSFAGVGKPGEGLAIDYQVIVEVRSFEVRVDGGEHAEVDLFVRILNDRNGEVRASKSFTATAPVSGSGNQAYVGALDSAFGDAAKDIVRWTDSAI, via the coding sequence ATGTCTAAATTGAGCGGGGTCAAATCGGGTGGGCTCAAAGCGGGTGTGGCATTGCTTACGCTTTCGCTAGCCAGTTGCGCGTTTTTGCCGGGTGGCGGGCCGGCGCCGCTGGACACATTCGAGCTGTCGGCGCCGGCCCTCGATGCGCGCGGCCGCAGCCGCCGCCAGATTCTCATCGCCCAGCCTTCCGCGCTCAAGGCGCTCGACAGCCAGAACATCGTCATCAAGCCGTCCGTGCGCTCGATCCAATACCTCAAGGGCGCGCAATGGGCCGATCGGCTGCCGCTGATCGTGCAGGCGCGGCTGGCCGAGACATTCCAGCGTTCAGGCAGCTTCGCCGGTGTCGGCAAGCCGGGCGAGGGGCTGGCGATCGACTACCAGGTGATCGTCGAGGTGCGTTCCTTCGAAGTCCGGGTCGACGGCGGCGAACATGCCGAAGTCGACCTATTCGTGCGGATATTGAACGACCGCAACGGCGAGGTGCGCGCCTCCAAGAGCTTCACTGCGACCGCGCCCGTCTCGGGCAGCGGCAACCAGGCCTATGTCGGCGCGCTCGACAGTGCGTTCGGCGATGCGGCCAAGGACATCGTCCGCTGGACCGATTCGGCGATTTGA
- a CDS encoding SRPBCC family protein, which translates to MPSTVRLHRVLATSPEKVYRAFLEADALAKWLPPNGFTCTVYHLEPKVGGTFKMSFRNFTTDESHAFGGEYVELVPGERLRYTDKFDDPNLPGEMQVTVILKKVSVGTELDITQAGIPDAIPAEACYLGWQESLRNLARLVEPEINQ; encoded by the coding sequence ATGCCCAGTACTGTACGCCTGCACCGCGTTCTGGCAACCAGCCCAGAAAAAGTCTATCGCGCATTCCTTGAGGCGGACGCGCTCGCGAAATGGCTGCCGCCCAACGGCTTTACCTGCACGGTTTATCATCTGGAACCCAAAGTCGGCGGCACATTCAAAATGTCGTTCCGCAACTTCACAACGGACGAAAGCCACGCGTTTGGCGGCGAATATGTCGAGCTCGTTCCGGGCGAACGCCTGCGCTATACGGACAAGTTCGACGATCCTAACTTGCCCGGCGAGATGCAGGTGACCGTGATATTGAAGAAAGTATCAGTCGGCACGGAGCTGGATATCACGCAGGCAGGCATTCCGGACGCCATTCCAGCTGAGGCTTGTTATCTCGGTTGGCAGGAGTCGCTGCGAAACCTGGCAAGGCTCGTCGAACCGGAGATCAATCAATAG